A genomic window from Triticum urartu cultivar G1812 chromosome 7, Tu2.1, whole genome shotgun sequence includes:
- the LOC125521611 gene encoding transcription factor SPEECHLESS-like, which translates to MGDALCDQLLVDVDGEFQLPTDAEDLFSILETWEDCVNGAAAALSPTAGASSRGGLLGGSAPGNKSSKRRARQDECDGIAQAQKRQKCSPEEGGGAAPKTAHITVERNRRKQMNEHLTVLRSLMPCFYVKRGDQASIIGGVVDYIKELQQVKQSLEAKKQRKAYTEHVLSPRPPPSSYSPRLPLSPLHKSTPPLSPLLRSTPPLSPRLAVPISPARTPPTPGSPYKLRPLPPPISGSTYVSPAMTPTGYDAASSYLPSLDAIAAELSVYANRQALQLPPTDPLPDVRVEFAGANLVLKTVSHRAPGQAVKIIAALESRAPALEILHAKISTIDDTDVNAFTVKIGIECSLSAEELVQEIQQTFS; encoded by the exons ATGGGAGATGCGCTGTGCGATCAGCTCCTCGTCGACGTCGACGGCGAGTTCCAGCTCCCCACCGACGCTGAAGACCTATTCAGCATCCTCGAGACTTGGGAGGACTGCGTCAACGGCGCCGCTGCAGCGTTGAGCCCCACGGCCGGCGCCAGCAGCCGTGGTGGGCTGCTGGGCGGTTCTGCGCCGGGGAACAAAAGCAGCAAGCGGCGAGCGCGGCAGGACGAATGTGACGGCATAGCGCAGGCGCAGAAGAGGCAGAAGTGCTCGccggaggagggaggcggcgcggcgccgAAGACGGCCCACATCACGGTGGAGCGCAACCGCCGGAAGCAGATGAACGAGCACCTGACCGTTCTGCGGTCGCTCATGCCATGCTTCTATGTCAAGCGT GGTGACCAAGCATCCATCATCGGAGGAGTGGTGGACTACATCaaggagctgcagcaagtgaagCAGTCGCTGGAGGCCAAGAAGCAGCGCAAGGCCTACACCGAGCACGTCCTCAGCCCGcggccgccgccgtcgtcctACAGCCCACGCCTCCCGCTCAGCCCGCTCCATAAATCCACGCCGCCGCTCAGCCCACTGCTCAGGTCCACTCCGCCGCTCAGCCCGCGTCTCGCCGTCCCGATCAGCCCTGCCAGGACGCCGCCGACGCCAGGCAGTCCCTACAAGCTCCGGCCCCTGCCGCCGCCGATCTCCGGCTCCACCTACGTGTCCCCGGCGATGACGCCTACAGGCTACGATGCGGCCTCCTCCTACCTCCCCTCGCTCGACGCCATCGCCGCCGAGCTGTCGGTGTACGCCAACAGGCAGGCGCTACAGCTGCCCCCGACCGACCCACTCCCCGACGTGAGGGTGGAGTTCGCCGGCGCGAACCTGGTGCTGAAGACGGTGTCGCACCGCGCGCCGGGGCAGGCGGTGAAGATCATCGCCGCGCTCGAGTCACGGGCGCCGGCGCTGGAGATCCTCCACGCCAAGATAAGCACCATCGACGACACCGACGTCAACGCCTTCACCGTCAAG ATTGGAATCGAGTGCTCACTCAGCGCGGAGGAGCTGGTACAAGAGATTCAGCAAACGTTCTCGTAA